GGCCGGAAACTAAGATTGGGGAATACCACGGCAGGGAGGTGCAAGCGGATGAGGAAAGTCGCCGTTCTGACAGCTCTGGTTGCCGTACTGGTCTTCGGCTTCGGCGTGGCGGTCGCCGCGCCCCTCGACAAGATGCTCATCAACGAGATCCAGAAGGTCAAGGGCCCTGTCGCCTTCGACCACAAGGCGCATACAGGGTTTGCGAAGGAGTGCAAGGCCTGCCACCACGCGGACGCCGCGGGCAAGGAGCAGAAATGCTCCAAGTGCCACGGCGACAAGACGGAAGGCAAGAAGCTCTCCCTGAAGGAATCCTTCCACAAGACGTGCAAGGACTGCCACATGAAGGAGAAGAAGGGCCCCGCCAAGTGCGACGAGTGCCACCAGAAGTCGAAGTAGCCTCCTGACCGGGGCGGAAGGACCGATCCTTCCGCCCCGGTCAGTTTTCCATCGCCTCCGAGAGCCGCTGTACCGTCCCCTTGCCGTCCGCCCTCCAGAGGAAGCGCCCGCTTCCCTCCGATACGTCCTCCGCTTCCAACCCCAACACCGCCCCTTTCCGGAGCGGGAATTCCTCCACGGCGGGGGACAGAAGGAATGCGGCCAGCTCTCCGAGGTCGGGCTCATGCCCGACGAAGGCCGCCTCCCGGGGATGCCCGGCCGCCGCAAGCAGGGAACGGAGCGCCCGATGGTCGAATCCCGGCGAAAGCTCCGGCGCCACTACAATCTCGCCCCGGTACTTCAGCCGCTCGGAGAGGATCTCCGCGGTCTGGACGGCGCGCACCAGGGGGCTGGAGAAGATGATTTCGGGGGAGGCGCCCAGCTCCCGGACCCGGCGGGAGATGTCACGGAAGGCGAGCCGGCCTTTCGCCGTGAGGAACCGGTGGGTTTCGAGAACGGCTCCCGACCGTTCGACCGCCTCGGCGTGGCGTACGAGGTACAGCCTCAAGCGGGCGTCCCGGGAAGGCGGACGGTGAAGCGCGTCCCCTCCCCGATGCGGCTCGCCACCCGGATGCTGCCGCCCTGGGACTCCACGATGTGCCGCGCAATGGAAAGCCCGAGGCCGGTGCCTCCCAGCTCCCGGGAGCGCCCCTTGTCCACCCGGTAGAATCTTTCGAAGAGCCGCGGGAGATGCTCCGCGGAGATCCCGGGCCCGTCGTCCGCCACCTCGAGCACGCATCCCCCGTCGTCGATCCTCCCGGACACGGCGATCCGCCCGCCGTCCTTCCCGTACTTGATCGCGTTGTCGACCAGGTTCGAGAGGGCGAGCGAGAGCTTCCGGAGGTCGGCTTCGAACGTTCCCTCTCCCGCTTCCACCAGGAGCGTCTTCCCCGCGCGCTCCGCCGCGGCCCGGTACGGGTCGACGAGCCGGGAAAGGAAGGAGGCGATGGAAGTCTTCTCCTTGTCGAGGGGCACGGCCCCGGATTCGGCCCGGGACAGCTCGAGCAGGTCGTCGATGATCCGCTCCATCCGGAGGGCGTTCGCGTGGACGGTTTCGAGGAACGCCGGGTCCGGCGTCCCCCCTTCCCGGATCGTGTCCTGGATCGTCTCGAGATACCCGCGGATGTTCGTCAGGGGGGTCCTCAGCTCGTGGGAGGCGTTGGAGACGAAGTCGCTCTTGATCAGCGAGAGCCTTCTTTCCTCGGTGATGTCCCGGAGCGTGAGAAGGAGGTCGACCCCTGCTTCCTCCCTGTAGCGGACCCTCGTGGCGGCGATCCGCACGGTGCGGTCCCCCTCCCTCGTCGGGAAGGAGATCTCCCGCGGCGCCGGTTCCCCGCCCCGCATGCATGCGTCGAGGAAGGAGAGGACCTGGGGCAGCCGGACGATCTCCGCGTAGGGCCGCCCTTCCCCCATCGTCCCCGAAACGTCGAGGATCCTCCCGGCCGCCTGGTTCATCACCCGGACGGTCCGTTGCGGGGAGACGACGATCACCCCGTCCGCGAGGCTGGCCAGGAGCGTCATCAGGCGCGCCTTTTCCGCGTCGAGCTGCCCGATCGTGCCGGCGAGCCGGGAGGCCATGCCGTTCATGGCGCGCGCCATGTCCTCGACCTCGTCGCCCGTCCGGATCTGCACGGTGCGCGACAGGTTTCCGGCCCCCATTTCCCGGGCCGCGGCCTGCATCTCCGCGAGCGGGCCGGTGATCCTCCGGGCCAGGAGCGCGGCTCCGCCCAGGATGAGCAGCAGCGCCCCGAGCCCCGTCACCAGGATGACGGCGGTGATCTGCCGGAGGCGGCCGTTCAGCTCGGAAACGGGAATCGCGGTCCGGACGGCGCCGATGACCGTTCCTTCCTCGTCGATCGGCAGGGCGGCGTACCGCATCTCCTCCCGGACGGTGATGCTCCGGCGGTGGGAGAACCCCGGCTGCCCGGAAAGCGCCTCCCGGATCTCCGGGTGGCTCTCGTGGTTTTCCATCCCCTGCAGCCCATCGGCCCCCACCGTCGAGTCGGCTACGACCGTGCCCTCCGGCAGCACGACGGTAAGGCGCGTCCCGGACACCTTCCCGATGAGGTCGCCCTCCTTCGCGATCTGCTTCAGGTCGAGCGGTCGGGTGGCGAGGAGGGGGCGGAACGTTTCCGCGACGAGGCTGGCCTTGATGAACAGCGTCTCGTCTGCGTCCTTCAGGATGAGGCTTCGCACGCTGAGGAAGCCGGCGCCGCCGGCGACGAGGAGCGCGATCCCCGCGACGACAAGCTGGGTGAGGAAGAACTTCCACGCCAGCGACAGGTGCTTCATCATGGGCCTCTCAGCCCTCCCGGAGTTTGTAGCCGACGTCCTTGACGGTTTCGATGGCCTGGGCGAGCAGCGGGATCTTCTGGCGCAGCTTCGCGATGTGGACGTCCACCGTCCGGTCGATCACATGGGTGTCGTCCCCCCATGCCTTGCGCAGGATCGCCTCGCGGGAGAGGACGCGGCCCGAGGAGACCAGGAGCGCCTGGAGGATCCGGAACTCCTTGGCGGTGAGGGATACGGCTTTCCCCTGGACCCGGACCTCGTGGCGCGCCACGTCCATCCGGAGCTCCCGGTACTCCAGCGGCGCCTCGGCTGCCTCGCGGTCCGCGGGACGGCTGCGCCGGAAGACCGCCTTGATCCGGGCGACCACCTCTCTGGGGCTGAACGGCTTGGTGATGTAGTCGTCGGCGCCGAGCTCCAGGCCGACCACCCGGTCGGTCTCGCTTCCCTTCGCGGTGAGCATGACGACGGGCGTCCCCTCGATGCCGGGGCTCATGCGAATGGCGCGCAGGACTTCCAGCCCGTCCGCTTTCGGGAGGAGGATGTCGAGTAGGACCAGGTCGGGCCGTTCCTTCCTCGCCTTCGCGATCGCGGTTTCCCCGTCGGTCGCAAGGATGGGCGCGTACCCTTCCTTCTGCAGGACATGAGCAAGGAGGTCCCGGATCTCCTTCTCGTCCTCGACCACGAGGATGGTCTTCGACAATCCCGCCTCCGGAAAGTCCGCCTGGGGCTCCATTATACCGAAGTCACGGGATGGGGGAGAGCCACAGGGGCCCGCCGGGGAACGGGAGACCCCGGCGGGAGGAGATTTTGCCGAGGGATACGATCCGGTCCCTGGCCGTCCATGCGAGCCGTTTCCGGTCGAGCCCCGGGCAGGGGATCGGCCTGCCGACGACGACGCGGAACCGGACCTCCCGCAGCGCCAGCAGCCGGAGAAAGTGCGGGACGAATTCGGCGTCTCCGTGCCAGCAGACGGCGTCGCGCCGCGCGCCGGCCGCGGGTTCGCCGTCGATCTCCACGACGTCGATATGGACGGGCAGCACCGACGCGTCGGGAACTCCGGCGACGGCGGCGAAGGGCACGGCCTTGAAGGGGAGGACTCCCTCTCCACGCGAGGAGGTCCCTTCCGGAAATACCAGGACGCTTCCGCCCCCGGAGATCCGCCGCCGCACCTCGTCGACGTAATCCCCGCAGGCGGCGCGCTCCTCCCGGTCGACGAACACGGTCCCGGCGAGCCGCGACAGCGACCCGACCAGCGGCCACCGGGCCACCTCCGATTTCGACACGAACGATCCGGGGAGCAGGCTCCCGAGGACCGGGACGTCGGCGTAGCCGAGATGATTGGACACGACGAGCCGTTTCCCGGGTTTCGGCAGCTCGCCGATGACGTCCACCCGGATGCCCAGGATCGCGCACATGGCACGGGACCACGCCCCGAGGTACGCGGAACGGTACCGCGGGCGTTGTTTCGCCGGGAAGGCCCACGCGGTGGCCGCGAGGACGGACCCCACGGCAAGAGAGACGCCGAGGAACGCGGCCAGGCGGATGAGTCGGCGGATCAAGCTCATGCCAGAAAGCGCCTGCCGTACCTCTGGACGATGTCGGCGGTCCGCGCCAGGACGAGGAAGTCGGTCGTCCCGAACTGGCGGTCATGCGCCGGAGGCCCGCACACCTTCGCGCCCAGGCGGAGATACCCCTTGAACAGGGGAGGGAGCCGCCGGAACGCGGAGGACTCGTCGACCGGCGCCGGCCCGGGCGGGAGAGGGATGTCGAAGCCGCGCCGGGGAGTGACGCGCAGCCCCGGGGCGGAAAGGTGCTCCCGCAGCAGCATCCTCTGGATCGCGGATAGCTCGGCCTCGTCGGCGCCGTAGACGCTCGCGCAGCCCATCAGCGCGTCGGCGCCGCACCGGCGGAGGTATTCCGCGATCCCCCGGAACAGGAGCAGGATGACCCTCCCGTCGCGGTACTCCTGCGCCACGCAGCTTCTGCCGAGCTCGAGCAGGCGGAGCCCCGAGCTCTTCAGGTTCGACAGGTCGAACTCGGATTCGGAGTAGAACCCGAACGACGGCAGCCGGTCGAACGGAAGGAGCCGGTAGGTCCCCACGAGGCAGTCGCGGGCGGAATCGATCACGAGCAGGTGGTCGCAGTGGCTGTCGTGCGCGTCCTGGTCCAGCCCGAGCGACCGGGAGGAGACCAAGCCGAGCCGGAGCTCCCGGGTGAACACGTCGAACCGGAGCCGCTGCGCCTCGACCGTCTCCAGGTGCGTCTTCGCGAGGCGAAGCTCCAGCCCGCCGTCCCGCAGGACGAAGGGATCGCCGCCGCATCGGCTGGGCGCGGGGCGTCTGCCGGGGGCGGTTTCCTGAAGCGCGAAGGAATTTTCCATGGGGGTGTCCTCCTGCGTCGGATTCTCGTTTTCACCGATGAAGGTATCCGCCGCGGGTTAAGCGCGGGTTACGTCCGGGTAAAAATCGTTCGATGGAAACGGCCGGCTTCCGCGGGTTCTTAACGGGCTCTTTACGCGGCGGCGGCGCGGCGGCGGGTAAGATGAGAAAAAGGAGGAGGGACGGGATTGCGGAAAGAAGCCGGGTCGTTCCCGGGGCTTCGGAAGTTCCTGTGGGGAGCGGCCACCTCCGCGTTCCAGACGGAGGGGTCTCCCCGGAGCGACTGGACCCGCTGGAAGCTGCGCGACGAGGCGGACCGGAGGTCGCGGATCCGCGGCGTCGGCCACGTCGAGCGCACCGGCGAGGACCTCGCCCTGCTCTCGGAGCTCGGCGTCAACGCGTACCGGTTTTCGGTGGAGTGGAGCCGGGTGGTCCCCCGCCGCGGGGAATGGGACCGCCGGGAAATGGACCGCTACGTCCGCATCGCCGCCGGGCTGCGGGAGGCGGGGATCGAGCCGGTGGTCACGCTGCACCATTTCACCAACCCGTACTGGCTGGTCGGCCGCTCGGGATGGGAGGACCGGGCCGTCGCGGAGGAGTTCCTGCGGTTCGCGAAACGGGCGGTGCGCTGCCTGCGGGATCACGTGCGCGTGTTCGTCACCTTCAACGAGCCAAACGTGTTCGTCGCGGGCGGGTATCTCGGCGGGATGATGCCTCCCGGGCGGAAGAACGTCCGGGACGGCTTCGAGGCCTACGCGAACGTCTTCCGGGCGCATGCCGAGGCGTACGACATGATCCACGCCCAGGGGCGGGAACGGGCGGCCGTCGGGGTGGCGCACAACATGGTGGCGTTCCACCCCGCGTCCGCGAAGTCGGCGCTGGACGGATGGGCCGCAAAGGTCGCCCATTCCACCTACAACATGGGGCTGATCGAGACCTTCCGCACCGGGACGCTCTCCGTGCGCGTCCCTTTCCTGATGAACGAGGAGGTCCCGGTCGGCGTTCGGGACAAGCTGGACTTCCTCGGCGTGAACTACTACTTCCGCATGTTCCTCCGGATGTCTCCCTGGAGCCTGAAGGGGCCGGAGTATTTCTGGGAGGACCGCGAAGGCCGGAGGCTCACGGAGACCGGGTGGGAGGTCTACCCGAAGGGTTTCGAGGAAGTCCTCCGTTCCGCATCGCTGGCGGGGGTGCCGATCGTCGTCACCGAGAACGGGACGGCGGAGACCGACGACGCGCGGAAGATCGCCTACATGAGGGACCATCTCCGCATCGTCCACCGGATGTCCCGCGATGGGATCGACATCCGGGGCTACTTCTGGTGGTCGCTGATGGACAATTACGAATGGCTGGAGGGGCTTCGCCCCCGGTTCGGCCTTTACCGCGTGAATTTCGACACGCTGGAGCGAAAGCCCACGGCCGCGTCGGCGTATTACGCCGGCCATGTCCGGAGGAGCCTGGCCGCGGAAGCGGCCGCCCGCCGCCGGAAGATTTAACGCGTCCTTCATCCCGGGTTCATTCTCCCGCAGCACAAGCCCGTTATCTTCGGGTCCATGAGCCCATTACTCTGCGATTTCCACATCCACACCGCCTGGTCGGACGGTTCGGTCGACCTGCCGGACGTCGTCGACATCTACGGACAGGCGGGTTTCGACGTCATCGCGATCACCGACCACGTCTACAACAGCGACAGCGCGATCGGCGCGATCGCGAACGGATTGAACAAGGCCGTTTCGGAGGAAACCTTTCCCCGGTACATGGAGGCGCTGGCGTCGGAAACCGAACGCGCGATGCGGCGCTACGGCATGCTGCTTCTGCCGGGCGTCGAGATCACGAAGGACTACCTCTCCAAGGACGAGTCCGCGCACGTCCTGCTGCTGGGGCTGCGGCGATACATCTCGGCGGACCTGCCGTGGCTCGACGTTTTCCGCGAGGCGCGGGAGCAGGAGGCGGTCATCGTCGCGTGCCATCCGCACCACACCGATCACGAGGTGCACGACACGCTCTACTTCTGGAACAACCGCCAGACGTACATGCCGTATTTCGACGCATGGGAAGTGGCCAACCGCAACGACCTGTTTTCCGTCGTGAGCCTGAGCAACTATCCCGTGCTGGCCAACGGCGATTTCCACAAGCCGCAGCATCTGTATTCCTGGAAGACGCTCCTGACGTGCCGGAAGGAGGCGGAGGCCGTGAAGGAGTGCATCCGGGACAACCGGGGGGTGGCGATCACCATGTTCCGGAACGGCACGGCGAGGGATTAAGGAGACAAGGGAGGAAGGGAATGATCCTGGCGTTCGAGCTATTGACGGCCGCGTCGCTCGCGGCCTGCGTCGTTCGGTTCGGCTGCGCGTGGAAAGCGCTGCGCGAAGGCCGCCGCGGGGGAGCGGGGGGCGACGGCGGTGTGCTTCCGCCGGTGTCGATCCTGAAGCCGCTCAAGGGCGTGGACGACGGGCTGCTGGACAACCTGTCGGGCTTCTGCCGCCTGGACTACCCGGAGTACGAGATCGTCTTCTGCATCCAGGGGGCGAGCGATCCGGCGCTGCGCGTGGCCCGGAAGGTGAAGGAGATGCACCCGGGCCGGGAGATCCGGATCGTCGCGTCGGATTGCAGGGAAGGGCTGAACCCGAAGGTCAACAACATGATTCCCGGATACGCCGCCGCGAAGCATCCCTTCGTGCTGATCAGCGACAGCAACGTCGCCCCGGATCCCGGGTACCTTCGGGAGGCGATGTCGCATTTCCGGGATCCGCGGGTGGGGCTGGTCACGCACTTCGTGCGGGGCGTGGGGGCGAAAACGCTGGGGGCGCGGCTGGAGGCCCAGCACCTGAACTCGTTCATCCTCCCGTCCGTTTCCCTGCTCGACCGGGTTTTCTCCATGCCGTGCGTCGTCGGGAAGTCGATGCTCATGCGCCGGTCGGACCTCGAGGAGCTGGGAGGGCTGCGGGGAGTGAAGGATTTCCTGGCCGAGGACTACGTGCTGGGGGAACGGTTCCACAAGGCGGGGAAGAAGGTGGCGGTGTCATCCTCCCCCGTGGACACCGTGAGCGTCTACCGCACCGTGGGACAGTTCTTCTCCCGGCATGCGCGGTGGAACCGGATGCGCTTCTCCATCGCCGGCCCCGCATATTTCGGGGAACTGCTCGCCAACCCCGTGGCGCTTTCGCTGGTAACGGTCGCGGCGGCGGGAGGGGACGCGTCCTCCCTTCGGATCGCCGGGACGGTCGTCGCGGCGAAGGCCGCCCTCGACCTCTCCCTGTTTCTTGCGATGGGCGACCGCGCCTCCGCCCGCTGGGCGTTCCTTGGACCGGTGCGCGACCTCATGGCGTTCGGGCTCTGGTTCTCCGCGTTCTGGTCGCGGAGCGTGGAATGGAGGGGCCGGACGCTGCGGATCGCAGGCGGCTCCCGGCTGGTCCCCGAGGGCGGGCCGGTCGTCCTGGAGCCCGGTTCTACGGGACTGCGGGCGGGAGAAGCTCGATGAAGATCGGGTTCGAGTAGAACCATAGGTCGGCGAGCGCCTTTTCCGGGGTGTTGCAGCGCAGGGGGACTTCTTCCCCACCGCACGCCGACGCGTCCGGCAGCGGATTCCCCTCGCCGTCCGTTTCGCCCGGCGTCCCCGGAGGGAGGTTCGTCCCCCGGAGGCGGAGATACACGGCGTTCCGCACGGGACCCAGGTCGATCTTCGCCCTGCACCATCCCTCGCTGCACTTCCATTCCCTTCCGGTGACCCGGGCGACGATCCGCGCGGTCGGATTCGTGCCAAGCGCGTACGCCTCGGTCCCGGGAAGCGCCTTCGCGGAGACGCTTCCCGCGATCAGGTCGATGTGGTCGACGCGGGAGGCGTCCCCGCCGCCGGTCCTCGGTGCACGGAACGCGATGGAAACCTCCAGGCGGTCGCCCTCCGCCGTCGTCAGCGTCTCCCCCATGGTCGCAGTGCCGCCGCCCGCCGCCGCGTGAAAGGAGAGGGCGTCGATCAGCCCTCCCAGGACTGCGAAGGAGTTGCCGGACCGCATCCCCTCGACGACGGCCTTCAGGCCGTCCCCCTTCACGAAGGTGAACGATTTGGCGTACTCGCCGGGCCAGAAATCCGTCCCCGGCCCGTGGAAGTCCGAGTTCGCAAACAGGAAGAAGCCGCGCCCTTCGCCCAGCAGGGCGTCCCATGCCCCTCCGATCTTCGCGGCCATAAGGTCCGCACCGCCATATGCGGGATAGCCTCCCCGCACGGGGGCCTTCTGATGTCCCGGGATCCCCTCGAAGCCGAAGGCGACGCCGGGGGCGGCGTCGTTGAATTCGCGCAGATCCGCGACCGTGAATTTTCCGCGCCGCGAAGGGTGATTCGGAAGGAACCAGGCCGCCCCGTCCCGGGCTAGGATCCCGAGGCACGCCACGGCATCTTCGTGCGTCCGGTTCCGTTTCGGAAGCGCGTATGAGGCGGCTTTGACGGAGGCGTCGCAGGCGGACTCGAATTCATCGAGGGCGGCCGGGTCGTCGGTCGCGATGATGACGCTTGCATGCTCGTGGCCCGGGACGTTCCACTCCATGCCGCAGAGGATCCGTTTCTCCGGGTATTTGCCGCGGAGCCGCTGCGCGTCCGCGCCGCGGCGGCCGTCCGGCTCCTCCCCGAGGCTTCCGCCGTGCTCGGAGAAGGCGATCCAGTCGAGGCCGTTCGCGAACGCCCGGGAGGCCACCTCGTCCGCCGTCCGGCGGCCGTCGCTCATTACGGTGTGCATGTGGAAGTCGCCCGCCAGCCATCGGCCGTCGGCCTCCCCGGCAATGGCACCGCCGTCGGCTCCCGCCGCCAGCCCCGCGGCCAGCAGGGCGGCGATCGACGTCTTCCGGAGGCGGGCTCCCGCCATGCGGCTCCTTACGAGGAAGGGAATTCCTTCGGAACGACGATCCGCAGCGGGACGTCGGTCATCGTGAACCGGACCGGAAGGGGGCCGAGGTATTCGCCGTCCACCTGCGAGGCGGACGGGATCCTGGAGCGGACCGTGACGGTGGTTTCCTCCCGGATCATCACGTGGCGGGACCGCGCGTGCCTGCCGGTCAGGATGTCGATGGCGAACTTCGCGATCCCCCACCGTCCCTTCCGGAGCAGGGCGACGACCTGGAAGGTGTTTCCCTCGATGTTCCCGTCGGGCGCGATGACCACGTTCCCGCCGTACTTCCTCCCGCGGACGACGAACACGGCCTGCGCCTCGATCCGCTCCCGGTCCGGCAGGTCGAGCCACAGCGGCGGGTGCGCCCGGAGGAAGTGCCGGATGCCGACGAGGCCGTAGGCGGCGATCCCGAGGTAGTTCTTCTGCCGGTGGTTCATCTGTTCCACGACCTCGGCGTCGAAGCCCGCGGATGCGAGGAGGACGAAATACCGGTCGTTCGCCTTCCCGAGGGGAACGGTGATGGTCTTCCCTTCGTCCAGCAGCGACAGGCAGCCCTCCACCGATTTCGGGAGGCCGAGCTCCCGGGCGAACACGTTCCCCGTTCCCCCCGGGACGATCAGCAGCCGGGCGCCGCTGCCCGCCAGGCCGTTGGCGACCTCGTGGATCGTCCCGTCGCCGCCGACGGCGACGACCGCGTCCGCCCCGTTCGCCGCCGCCTCGCGCGCCATGAGGACGGCATCGCCCGCCCCGTCGGTCCAGAGGATCCGGAAATCGACGGCCCGCGACATCAGGAACGCGCGTATCCGCTCTATCCGGTTCGCCACCTTGGGGCCGGCGACCGGGTTATAGATCACCTCGATCATCACGTGGGATTATAGGATACTTCCGATGGTGACCCAAACCCCGATTCCCGGACCTTCCAGGGAAATGAAGCGGGATCCGCTTCGCACGCGGCCGACGAGATACAGGGCGACGCGCAACTTGTCGATTTAAAAATTCAGTTTGCCTTTGACTTGGGATTCGATCCTGTCCAGAAGAGAGGGACGATTGCCGATTTGCGGCGCCCATTTTTTCGTGTGCGCGCCGCGCTCGAAGACCGCCATGCTGTCGTAAAAGTGCATCGACAGGGTGGTCCTGGTGAAGTCCGACGGCGGCAATGCGTCTCGCGTGTGGTCAGCGTTCAGTTCGTCAATCAGGTCCTTGCAAAGTTCAATAAACGTGGAGCGTTTGCCCAAGCCTCCCTCGAACTCCTCCCAATACGCTGTATGCAAGTCCTCCACCATGTAAATGCCGTTCTTTGCCACGCGAGGATAAAGAAACCGGAAACTGGCAACGACGTGACTCATCATGTGGCTGCCGTCGTCGAGAACGATGTCGGGAGCACCGAACTCGTCGAGCAGACGATTCAGGAATCGCTGGTCACTCTGATCTCCGATGCGCACGTCGATCTGATCGTCCTCGAAAGCCTTGCACTCGGATCTGATATCGATGCCGATAATTCGCGCGTGCGGACCAAAATAGCGCTTCCACATCTGTAACGATCCGCCCCGCCCACAACCGATTTCCAGGAAAGTAAGCGGCTTATTGACAAAATCCCCGAAGTGACGTTCATACACCGGGAAATAATGTTTCCACTTATGGATGATCCTCCCGTCGTTGACCAGGAAGTCGGACCAAAGAGTCATCTTGTTTCGCTCCTTGCCGAAGTCACACCGGAAAAGCTGTATGTTGCGCATGGATCATATCGGATTATATTGATGCAAGCAAAAGAATCCCCCCCCCGCATCCGATCCCTTCCCACACGATCCCCTTTCACGCATGGAGGCGTTGTGATAGGCCCTGCGATGGCGGGAAGTCGATCATCTGTTCGGGTCGCACCTTTTCGTCTTCGGTGCGAAACCGCGCGCAACCGAAAAAGAAAATACCAAGTGATTTCGGTGATTTGGATTTAAGGAGCAATTATAGGATACTTAAGCCGTGCGTCCCACCTTCCCCATAGCGACCCCGGGACGCCCGGTCTTCGTCGCCCATCGCGGGGCGTCTGACCGGGCGCTGGAGAATTCCCTCTCCGCGTTCTCCCTCGCGCTGGCCGACCGCGCCGATATGATCGAGTTCGACATCCGGCTTTCCTCGGACGGCGTTCCGGTGGTCCTCCACGACGAGGCTACGGGAAGGACGGCGACGGAGAACCTCGTCGTGGCCAAAACTCCCTGGTCGCGCCTTCGCCGCGTCCGGCTGAAGAACGGGGAGATCCTCCCGTCCCTTGCGGAGGTCTTTTCCCTCGTCCGAGGCGCGGTCCCGCTGAACGTCGAGTCGAAGGCGCCGGGGGGCGTCGCGGCGGCGGTGCGGGTTGTTGAGGAGACGGGGTATGCCGGAATCCTGGTCCTGTCTTCCGGGCTGCGGGAAGAGTGCCTGGCCGCACGCTCCCTGCTGCCGTCGGCGCCGTGCGGCCTGGTGACGCGCCGGCCGTCGGCCTCGGATCTGGCGTTCTGCCTGCGCCACGGCCTCTCGTCGATCCACCCCGACCACCGGCGCCTCACCGCCCTGCGCCTGCGTGCGGTCCTGGATTCCGGGATCCCGCTGGTCCCCTATACCGTGGACGTCCCCGCGACCGCGTTCCGTCTGATCGCCGCGGGCGCCGCCGGCGTATTCTCGAACAAGGCGCAGGCATTGCGGGAGGCGTGGACGAACCGCGGGAAGTAGCTGGTAGAGGGAGACATACTTCGCTTTAAACGCGGGATGAAGGGGAAGTGTGTCCCCCGCCAGCTACCGCCCCAGGTCCCCCGAGACGATGTATTCCTTCGCGGTGTTGACCGCGGTGGCCGCCTCGCCGGAGCCGGCGGTGATGAGGAGCACCTTCCCGGGATACGTCACGATGTCGCCCGCAGCGTACACGCCGGGGAGGTTGGTGGACATGTCGGAGGCCACGGCGATGCCGCTGCCGACGATGTTGAGCCCCCAATCCCGGAAGGGCTCCATGTTCGTGAGCATCCCGATCGACAGGACGATCGCCTCCACCTCGATCGTCTCCTCGAGGCCGCTGCGCTCGTTCCAGATGACCGCGCCGGCCACGCGGTCCTCGCCCAGGACCGCCTTCAGGGTGTAATAGGGGAACTTCACGCGCACCTTCGATGAGAGCAGGCGGTGCACCATCGCCTCGTGGGCCTGCCAGCGGTACATCCGGTGGCAGAGCGTCACCTCGGAGGCGATGCCGTCCAGCGAGAGGGCCCAGTC
This DNA window, taken from Thermodesulfobacteriota bacterium, encodes the following:
- a CDS encoding cytochrome c3 family protein, with protein sequence MRKVAVLTALVAVLVFGFGVAVAAPLDKMLINEIQKVKGPVAFDHKAHTGFAKECKACHHADAAGKEQKCSKCHGDKTEGKKLSLKESFHKTCKDCHMKEKKGPAKCDECHQKSK
- a CDS encoding phosphoglycerate mutase family protein, translated to MRLYLVRHAEAVERSGAVLETHRFLTAKGRLAFRDISRRVRELGASPEIIFSSPLVRAVQTAEILSERLKYRGEIVVAPELSPGFDHRALRSLLAAAGHPREAAFVGHEPDLGELAAFLLSPAVEEFPLRKGAVLGLEAEDVSEGSGRFLWRADGKGTVQRLSEAMEN
- a CDS encoding ATP-binding protein, with translation MMKHLSLAWKFFLTQLVVAGIALLVAGGAGFLSVRSLILKDADETLFIKASLVAETFRPLLATRPLDLKQIAKEGDLIGKVSGTRLTVVLPEGTVVADSTVGADGLQGMENHESHPEIREALSGQPGFSHRRSITVREEMRYAALPIDEEGTVIGAVRTAIPVSELNGRLRQITAVILVTGLGALLLILGGAALLARRITGPLAEMQAAAREMGAGNLSRTVQIRTGDEVEDMARAMNGMASRLAGTIGQLDAEKARLMTLLASLADGVIVVSPQRTVRVMNQAAGRILDVSGTMGEGRPYAEIVRLPQVLSFLDACMRGGEPAPREISFPTREGDRTVRIAATRVRYREEAGVDLLLTLRDITEERRLSLIKSDFVSNASHELRTPLTNIRGYLETIQDTIREGGTPDPAFLETVHANALRMERIIDDLLELSRAESGAVPLDKEKTSIASFLSRLVDPYRAAAERAGKTLLVEAGEGTFEADLRKLSLALSNLVDNAIKYGKDGGRIAVSGRIDDGGCVLEVADDGPGISAEHLPRLFERFYRVDKGRSRELGGTGLGLSIARHIVESQGGSIRVASRIGEGTRFTVRLPGTPA
- a CDS encoding response regulator transcription factor, coding for MSKTILVVEDEKEIRDLLAHVLQKEGYAPILATDGETAIAKARKERPDLVLLDILLPKADGLEVLRAIRMSPGIEGTPVVMLTAKGSETDRVVGLELGADDYITKPFSPREVVARIKAVFRRSRPADREAAEAPLEYRELRMDVARHEVRVQGKAVSLTAKEFRILQALLVSSGRVLSREAILRKAWGDDTHVIDRTVDVHIAKLRQKIPLLAQAIETVKDVGYKLREG
- a CDS encoding lysophospholipid acyltransferase family protein; the protein is MSLIRRLIRLAAFLGVSLAVGSVLAATAWAFPAKQRPRYRSAYLGAWSRAMCAILGIRVDVIGELPKPGKRLVVSNHLGYADVPVLGSLLPGSFVSKSEVARWPLVGSLSRLAGTVFVDREERAACGDYVDEVRRRISGGGSVLVFPEGTSSRGEGVLPFKAVPFAAVAGVPDASVLPVHIDVVEIDGEPAAGARRDAVCWHGDAEFVPHFLRLLALREVRFRVVVGRPIPCPGLDRKRLAWTARDRIVSLGKISSRRGLPFPGGPLWLSPIP
- a CDS encoding GNAT family N-acyltransferase is translated as MENSFALQETAPGRRPAPSRCGGDPFVLRDGGLELRLAKTHLETVEAQRLRFDVFTRELRLGLVSSRSLGLDQDAHDSHCDHLLVIDSARDCLVGTYRLLPFDRLPSFGFYSESEFDLSNLKSSGLRLLELGRSCVAQEYRDGRVILLLFRGIAEYLRRCGADALMGCASVYGADEAELSAIQRMLLREHLSAPGLRVTPRRGFDIPLPPGPAPVDESSAFRRLPPLFKGYLRLGAKVCGPPAHDRQFGTTDFLVLARTADIVQRYGRRFLA
- a CDS encoding family 1 glycosylhydrolase, yielding MRKEAGSFPGLRKFLWGAATSAFQTEGSPRSDWTRWKLRDEADRRSRIRGVGHVERTGEDLALLSELGVNAYRFSVEWSRVVPRRGEWDRREMDRYVRIAAGLREAGIEPVVTLHHFTNPYWLVGRSGWEDRAVAEEFLRFAKRAVRCLRDHVRVFVTFNEPNVFVAGGYLGGMMPPGRKNVRDGFEAYANVFRAHAEAYDMIHAQGRERAAVGVAHNMVAFHPASAKSALDGWAAKVAHSTYNMGLIETFRTGTLSVRVPFLMNEEVPVGVRDKLDFLGVNYYFRMFLRMSPWSLKGPEYFWEDREGRRLTETGWEVYPKGFEEVLRSASLAGVPIVVTENGTAETDDARKIAYMRDHLRIVHRMSRDGIDIRGYFWWSLMDNYEWLEGLRPRFGLYRVNFDTLERKPTAASAYYAGHVRRSLAAEAAARRRKI
- a CDS encoding PHP domain-containing protein: MSPLLCDFHIHTAWSDGSVDLPDVVDIYGQAGFDVIAITDHVYNSDSAIGAIANGLNKAVSEETFPRYMEALASETERAMRRYGMLLLPGVEITKDYLSKDESAHVLLLGLRRYISADLPWLDVFREAREQEAVIVACHPHHTDHEVHDTLYFWNNRQTYMPYFDAWEVANRNDLFSVVSLSNYPVLANGDFHKPQHLYSWKTLLTCRKEAEAVKECIRDNRGVAITMFRNGTARD